The following proteins come from a genomic window of Geothrix edaphica:
- a CDS encoding serine/threonine-protein kinase, whose translation MADPIPDPSLPPSNPGGSGNDWTAAGPTPPQDATQLQGADPSSGAPTPGLSPGELMARFPLPSQDRYEALEIVAEGGMGVVYRAFDRQLQRTVAIKLLKRLEREDTERFLQEARVQAQLEHPNICHIFEAGEAHGHPYLVMQFVDGPTLREASGNLNLREKAEVILQTAEALHACHRAGIVHRDVKPGNVMLQRTDKGLHAYLMDFGVARDLDAVSHTHTHAIMGTPRYLSPEQAQGRADKVDRRSDVYALGTLLYECVAGAPPFRDATPLALLKSIAEDEPVPPSRLAPGLPRDLQTIILKALEKEPERRYDSARAFGEDLRRFLDGDPIQARRPSLIYRADRLLRRNRPVAALLTCFLLAAVYGLFSALRARSQARFAQQLAQEVERLNSRIFQVRSLPRHPAGPELHEVRAALARLQAETESQGRWAQGSARLALGRGYLALGDLEQARTQLEAARKAAPRDPDAAQALGTTLARLYVAELEGLHGQALEERRRDLEPTLRNPALALLREAQGRSLEGSAYAEGLLALVERRFDEALRKAKEAQARQPWFPEPWLLEAEVRQEIAFGLLTAGRRDEALAQMEIEGAALTAAQDRARSAPEPLVEEAQRRFALLGLKVDQGQATPADRDWALGPVREALAVAPDSWRAHSYSTAIHRRWASYLLGRGEDPSPELDAAAADAEQALALRPVEATLWVNWATVLRNRAEREMAQGRDPEPFLARAEAGLQTALRQPRLHDFLLDALGNIHALRAERQLQTGQDPAAEVKAAADHLEAASALRPWVGHDYSEGAAYQTLAQYRAWTGADPRPALEEALRCHRKGLALQPSSRLSRLGLAATLLDRAASDLDQDRTPAADLAEARREIAGVLAKGPGQADALAASARERMLSARAAQASLPARAALALQKRAVAAAPRNPGLQLAWGALALEAARERGLPLDPGAVAALRAAARTRPWDGWAQLLEAERLKRDGHLEEARALTAKALGINPTLKREAHRRGLT comes from the coding sequence ATGGCCGATCCCATCCCGGACCCATCGCTGCCACCTTCCAATCCCGGCGGAAGCGGGAACGACTGGACGGCCGCGGGCCCGACGCCACCCCAGGATGCGACCCAGCTCCAGGGGGCCGACCCGTCCTCCGGTGCCCCGACCCCCGGCCTGAGCCCCGGGGAGCTCATGGCCCGCTTCCCCCTGCCCAGCCAGGACCGCTACGAGGCCCTGGAGATCGTCGCCGAGGGTGGCATGGGCGTGGTCTACCGCGCCTTCGACCGCCAGCTGCAGCGCACGGTCGCCATCAAGCTCCTCAAGCGGCTTGAACGGGAGGACACGGAGCGCTTCCTCCAGGAGGCGAGGGTCCAGGCCCAGCTGGAACACCCCAACATCTGCCACATCTTCGAGGCCGGCGAGGCCCACGGCCATCCCTACCTCGTCATGCAGTTCGTGGACGGCCCGACCCTCCGCGAAGCCTCCGGGAACCTCAACCTCCGGGAGAAGGCGGAAGTGATCCTCCAGACCGCGGAGGCCCTGCACGCCTGCCACCGCGCCGGCATCGTCCACCGCGACGTCAAGCCCGGCAATGTGATGCTGCAGAGGACCGACAAGGGCCTCCACGCCTACCTCATGGATTTCGGCGTGGCGCGGGACCTGGATGCGGTCTCCCACACCCACACGCACGCCATCATGGGCACGCCCAGGTACCTGAGCCCCGAGCAGGCCCAGGGCCGGGCGGACAAGGTGGACCGCCGCTCGGATGTCTACGCCCTGGGCACCCTCCTCTACGAGTGCGTGGCGGGCGCGCCCCCCTTCCGGGACGCGACGCCCCTGGCCCTGCTGAAGAGCATCGCGGAGGACGAGCCGGTGCCACCCTCCCGCCTCGCCCCCGGGCTCCCGCGGGACCTCCAGACCATCATCCTCAAGGCCCTGGAGAAGGAGCCTGAGCGCCGCTACGACTCCGCCCGGGCCTTCGGCGAGGACCTGCGGCGCTTCCTCGACGGCGACCCGATCCAGGCCCGGCGCCCCTCCCTCATCTACCGCGCGGATCGCCTCCTGCGCAGGAACCGCCCGGTGGCGGCCCTCCTCACCTGCTTCCTCCTGGCGGCGGTCTACGGCCTCTTCTCCGCCCTGAGGGCCCGCTCCCAGGCGCGCTTCGCCCAGCAGCTGGCCCAGGAGGTCGAGCGGCTCAACAGCCGCATCTTCCAGGTGCGCAGCCTGCCCCGCCATCCCGCCGGCCCCGAGCTCCACGAGGTGCGGGCCGCGCTCGCGCGACTCCAGGCCGAGACCGAGAGCCAGGGCCGGTGGGCCCAGGGGTCGGCCCGGCTGGCCCTGGGCCGGGGCTACCTCGCCCTGGGTGACCTGGAGCAGGCCCGCACCCAGCTCGAGGCGGCCCGGAAGGCCGCGCCCCGGGATCCCGACGCCGCCCAGGCCCTCGGCACCACCCTGGCGCGCCTCTACGTGGCGGAGCTCGAAGGCCTCCATGGCCAGGCCCTGGAGGAGCGCCGCCGGGACCTGGAGCCCACCCTCCGCAACCCGGCCCTGGCCCTCCTGCGCGAAGCCCAGGGCCGCAGCCTGGAGGGATCCGCCTACGCCGAGGGCCTGCTCGCCCTGGTCGAACGCCGCTTCGACGAGGCACTCCGGAAGGCGAAGGAGGCCCAGGCCCGCCAGCCCTGGTTCCCGGAACCGTGGCTGCTGGAGGCCGAAGTCCGCCAGGAGATCGCCTTCGGCCTGCTCACGGCGGGTCGGCGGGACGAGGCCCTGGCCCAGATGGAAATCGAGGGCGCCGCCCTGACGGCCGCCCAGGACCGCGCGCGCAGCGCGCCCGAGCCCCTGGTGGAGGAGGCTCAGCGGCGCTTCGCCCTGCTGGGCCTGAAGGTGGACCAGGGGCAGGCCACCCCGGCAGATCGCGACTGGGCGCTCGGCCCCGTCCGCGAGGCCCTGGCCGTGGCCCCCGACAGCTGGCGGGCCCACAGCTACAGCACTGCCATCCATCGGCGCTGGGCCTCGTACCTCCTGGGCCGCGGCGAGGATCCCAGCCCTGAGCTCGACGCCGCCGCCGCGGACGCCGAGCAGGCCCTGGCGCTCCGGCCCGTCGAGGCGACCCTCTGGGTGAACTGGGCCACGGTCCTGCGCAACCGCGCCGAGCGGGAGATGGCCCAGGGTCGGGATCCGGAGCCCTTCCTGGCGCGGGCGGAGGCCGGGCTCCAGACGGCGCTCCGCCAGCCGCGCCTGCACGACTTCCTCCTGGACGCCCTCGGCAACATCCACGCCCTGCGGGCCGAACGCCAGCTCCAGACCGGGCAGGACCCGGCCGCCGAGGTCAAGGCCGCCGCGGACCATCTCGAGGCGGCGTCCGCCCTGCGCCCCTGGGTGGGCCACGACTACAGCGAGGGGGCCGCCTACCAGACCCTGGCCCAGTACCGGGCCTGGACCGGCGCCGACCCCCGCCCCGCCCTCGAGGAGGCCCTGCGCTGCCACCGGAAGGGCCTGGCCCTCCAGCCCTCCTCGCGGCTCTCGCGCCTGGGCCTGGCCGCGACCCTCCTGGATCGGGCCGCCTCGGACCTGGACCAGGACCGTACTCCCGCAGCCGACCTGGCCGAGGCCCGCAGGGAAATCGCTGGCGTCCTCGCCAAGGGGCCCGGCCAGGCCGACGCCTTGGCGGCCAGCGCCCGGGAGCGGATGCTGTCGGCCCGCGCGGCCCAGGCCTCCCTCCCCGCCCGCGCGGCCCTCGCCCTCCAGAAGCGCGCCGTGGCCGCCGCCCCCCGCAACCCCGGTCTCCAGCTCGCCTGGGGGGCCCTGGCCCTCGAGGCCGCCCGGGAGCGGGGGCTGCCTCTGGACCCCGGCGCGGTTGCCGCCCTCCGGGCCGCCGCCAGGACCCGCCCCTGGGATGGCTGGGCCCAGCTGCTGGAAGCGGAGCGCCTGAAGCGGGACGGCCACCTGGAGGAGGCCCGGGCCCTCACGGCGAAGGCCCTCGGCATCAACCCGACCTTGAAGCGGGAGGCCCATCGACGGGGCCTGACTTGA
- a CDS encoding ATP-dependent Clp protease ATP-binding subunit codes for MSLLPFTQKANDALVAARERAVADQHPELVPQHLLLALLAPEAGLRPLLERAGLTPESTQGLLDAAEGLVSKLPRAVGGAEPQVGAAFRHFLEVASDTGRGLGDRFLATDALLLALSNAHTDAKKVLERFALDRKTLEAAIRETRKGSKVEDEKAEEKFASLEKYAKDYTALAAAGKLDPVIGRDEEIRRVLQVLSRRTKNNPVLIGEPGVGKTAIVEGLAQRIHKRDVPESLKGLRVMGLDMGSLVAGTQYRGQFEERLKGVIKEVEKAEGQIVLFIDELHLLVGAGAVSGGMDAANLLKPALARGELRCIGATTLDEYRKHIEKDAALERRFQPVLVDEPSVEDAISILRGLKERYELHHGVRIQDAALVAAAHLSQRYISDRFLPDKAVDLMDEAASAVRMQIDSRPTEIDVRERREMQLQLEKHSLTKEKDAASRARLADLEKELAELNEELSHLRAQWENEKKVIEGTRGLQKKLDDLRIELDQAKTKGEYERASRLEYGEIPALEKQLAATSPKESAMLRLEVGEPDVAAIVSRWTGIPVSRILEGEVEKLLKMEARLGERVVGQDPALTAISDALRRNRAGLGDPKRPIGSFLFLGPTGVGKTEVARALAEFLFDDENALVRIDMSEFTHEADATRLIGAAPGYVGYEEGGRLTEAIRRRPYAVILLDEMEKAHPRTFDLFLQVLEDGRLTDGQGRTVNFRNTVVLMTTNLGSQAIFDAGGEPSKAEAAVQAALHGHFRPEFLNRLDEVVIFRSLSRDDMKAVARIQLKRVEAMLQEQRLDLEVPEAALDWLAEEGFDPHYGARPLKRLIQQAVVNPLSRLILKGQLQPGGRALLSIRDGQLLVEGEAVQ; via the coding sequence GTGTCCCTCCTTCCCTTCACCCAGAAAGCCAATGACGCCCTGGTAGCCGCCCGCGAGCGGGCCGTGGCGGACCAGCACCCGGAGCTGGTGCCTCAGCACCTCCTCCTGGCCCTGCTCGCACCCGAAGCGGGTCTGCGTCCCCTGCTGGAGCGGGCCGGCCTCACGCCCGAATCCACCCAGGGCCTGCTGGACGCCGCCGAGGGCCTCGTCTCGAAGCTGCCCCGGGCCGTCGGAGGCGCCGAGCCCCAGGTGGGCGCGGCTTTCCGGCACTTCCTGGAGGTGGCCAGCGACACGGGCCGGGGCCTGGGCGACCGCTTCCTGGCCACGGACGCCCTGCTGCTGGCCCTCAGCAACGCCCACACGGACGCCAAGAAGGTGCTGGAGCGCTTCGCCCTGGACCGGAAGACGCTGGAGGCCGCCATCCGCGAGACCCGCAAGGGCTCGAAGGTGGAGGACGAGAAGGCCGAGGAGAAGTTCGCCAGCCTGGAGAAGTACGCCAAGGACTACACGGCCCTGGCCGCCGCCGGGAAGCTGGACCCGGTGATCGGCCGCGACGAGGAGATCCGCCGCGTGCTGCAGGTGCTCTCGCGGCGCACCAAGAACAACCCCGTGCTCATCGGCGAGCCCGGCGTGGGCAAGACCGCCATCGTGGAGGGCCTGGCCCAGCGCATCCACAAGCGCGACGTGCCCGAGAGCCTGAAGGGCCTGCGCGTCATGGGCCTGGACATGGGCTCCCTGGTGGCCGGCACCCAGTACCGCGGCCAGTTCGAGGAGCGCCTCAAGGGCGTCATCAAGGAGGTCGAGAAGGCCGAGGGCCAGATCGTCCTCTTCATCGACGAGCTGCACCTGCTGGTGGGCGCGGGCGCGGTGTCGGGCGGCATGGACGCCGCCAACCTGCTGAAGCCGGCCCTGGCCCGAGGCGAGCTGCGCTGCATCGGCGCCACCACCCTGGACGAGTACCGCAAGCACATCGAGAAGGACGCCGCCCTGGAGCGCCGCTTCCAGCCGGTGCTGGTGGACGAGCCCTCCGTGGAGGACGCCATCTCCATCCTGCGGGGCCTGAAGGAGCGCTACGAGCTGCACCACGGCGTGCGCATCCAGGATGCCGCCCTGGTGGCCGCCGCCCACCTCAGCCAACGCTACATCTCCGACCGCTTCCTGCCGGACAAGGCCGTGGATCTCATGGACGAGGCCGCCAGCGCCGTGCGCATGCAGATCGACAGCCGCCCCACGGAAATTGACGTGCGCGAGCGCCGGGAGATGCAGCTGCAGCTGGAGAAGCATTCCCTCACCAAGGAGAAGGACGCGGCCAGCCGCGCACGGCTGGCCGATCTGGAAAAAGAACTGGCGGAATTGAATGAGGAACTGAGCCATCTCCGAGCGCAGTGGGAGAACGAGAAGAAGGTCATCGAAGGCACGCGCGGGCTTCAGAAGAAGCTGGACGACCTGCGCATCGAGCTGGACCAGGCGAAGACGAAGGGCGAGTACGAGCGGGCCTCGCGGCTCGAGTACGGCGAGATCCCCGCCCTGGAGAAGCAGCTCGCCGCCACCTCGCCCAAGGAGAGCGCCATGCTGCGCCTGGAGGTGGGCGAGCCCGATGTCGCCGCCATTGTCAGCCGCTGGACCGGCATTCCTGTGAGCCGCATCCTCGAAGGCGAGGTGGAGAAGCTCCTGAAGATGGAGGCCCGCCTCGGCGAGCGCGTGGTGGGCCAGGACCCGGCCCTCACGGCCATCTCCGACGCCCTGCGCCGCAACCGCGCCGGCCTGGGCGATCCCAAGCGGCCCATCGGCAGCTTCCTGTTCCTGGGCCCCACGGGCGTGGGCAAGACGGAAGTCGCCCGCGCCCTGGCGGAGTTCCTCTTTGACGACGAGAACGCCCTGGTCCGCATCGACATGAGCGAGTTCACCCACGAGGCCGACGCCACGCGTCTCATCGGCGCCGCGCCGGGCTACGTGGGCTACGAGGAGGGCGGCCGCCTCACCGAGGCCATCCGCCGCCGCCCCTACGCCGTGATCCTCCTGGACGAGATGGAGAAGGCCCACCCGCGCACCTTCGACCTCTTCCTCCAGGTGCTGGAGGACGGCCGCCTCACGGACGGCCAGGGCCGCACGGTCAACTTCCGCAACACGGTGGTGCTCATGACCACCAACCTGGGCAGCCAGGCCATCTTCGATGCCGGCGGCGAGCCCTCGAAGGCCGAGGCCGCCGTCCAGGCCGCCCTGCACGGCCATTTCCGGCCCGAGTTCCTGAACCGGCTGGACGAGGTGGTGATCTTCCGATCTCTCAGCCGGGACGACATGAAGGCGGTCGCCCGCATCCAGCTCAAGCGCGTGGAGGCCATGCTCCAGGAGCAGCGACTGGATCTGGAGGTGCCGGAGGCGGCCCTGGATTGGCTGGCCGAGGAGGGCTTCGACCCCCACTACGGCGCCCGGCCGCTGAAGCGCCTCATCCAGCAGGCCGTGGTCAATCCCCTCTCCCGTCTCATCCTCAAAGGTCAGCTCCAGCCCGGCGGCCGGGCCCTGCTCTCGATCCGTGACGGCCAGCTCCTGGTCGAGGGCGAGGCCGTCCAGTAG
- a CDS encoding NAD(P)/FAD-dependent oxidoreductase: MERVDCIVIGAGVVGLALARHLAQAGREVVVLEAEDRIGTGISSRNSEVIHAGIYYPAGSLKARLCVTGNRALYPFCEAHHVAHRRCGKLIVAADESQVEELQRLRARAEANGVADLQWLDALEARHLEPQLRCAAALLSPSTGIVDSHGLMRALRMDAEGAGATVVLKSPVTGGMATADGLRVDVGGAEPMSLMAEQVFNCAGLGALALARAFAGIRLEALPPLPRLLAKGNYFSLAGAAPFSRLVYPIPDQSHLGVHLTLDLAGQARFGPDVEWIDRENYDVDPRRADSFYAEVRKYWPGLPDGALQPAYAGIRPKLHGPGETAPDFLIQREDAHGVPGLVNLLGIESPGLTACLALAEEAAG, translated from the coding sequence ATGGAACGCGTGGACTGCATCGTCATCGGAGCCGGCGTCGTGGGCCTGGCCCTGGCGCGGCACCTGGCCCAGGCCGGCCGCGAGGTGGTGGTGCTGGAGGCGGAGGACCGCATCGGCACAGGCATCAGCTCCCGCAACAGCGAGGTCATCCACGCAGGGATCTACTATCCGGCGGGTTCGCTCAAGGCGCGGCTCTGCGTGACCGGCAACCGGGCCCTCTACCCCTTCTGCGAGGCGCACCACGTGGCCCACCGCCGCTGCGGCAAGCTCATCGTGGCCGCGGACGAGAGCCAGGTGGAGGAGCTCCAGAGGCTCCGCGCCCGGGCCGAAGCCAATGGCGTGGCTGACCTCCAGTGGCTCGACGCCCTTGAAGCCCGGCACCTGGAACCCCAGCTCCGCTGCGCCGCGGCCCTGCTCTCCCCCAGCACGGGCATCGTGGACAGCCACGGCCTCATGCGGGCCCTGCGCATGGACGCCGAGGGCGCCGGCGCAACGGTGGTGCTGAAAAGCCCCGTCACCGGCGGCATGGCCACCGCCGATGGCCTGCGGGTGGACGTGGGCGGCGCGGAGCCCATGAGCCTCATGGCAGAGCAGGTCTTCAACTGCGCCGGCCTGGGGGCCCTGGCCCTGGCCCGCGCCTTCGCCGGGATCCGCCTGGAGGCCCTTCCGCCCCTGCCCCGGCTGCTCGCCAAGGGCAACTACTTCAGCCTGGCCGGCGCGGCACCCTTCTCGCGGCTGGTGTACCCCATCCCGGACCAGAGCCACCTGGGCGTGCATCTCACCCTCGACCTGGCGGGCCAGGCCCGCTTCGGTCCCGATGTGGAGTGGATCGACCGCGAGAACTACGATGTGGACCCGCGCCGGGCCGACAGCTTCTACGCGGAGGTCCGCAAGTACTGGCCCGGCCTGCCGGACGGGGCCCTCCAGCCGGCCTACGCGGGCATTCGTCCCAAGCTGCACGGTCCCGGAGAGACTGCGCCGGACTTCCTCATCCAGCGGGAGGACGCCCACGGCGTCCCAGGCCTGGTGAACCTCCTCGGCATCGAGTCCCCGGGCCTCACGGCCTGCCTGGCCCTGGCGGAAGAGGCGGCGGGCTAG
- a CDS encoding HD domain-containing phosphohydrolase gives MPLTPPIPILIVDDEADLRNLLVEALTDEGYAAAGAENGARALDLVHQKHFPVIFTDLNMPGGLSGLELLRAIHDEDPRTLGILMTGYATTEAAIQALKRGAYDFIQKPFKLVEIQASLERALEHYRLLRENEEYQQNLECMVEARTEEILGLKNDIERLFEGFVNASVTAIEARDPSTSGHSSRVAELTVGLAEAVNRTPNGPYGALTFTPTQIREIRYASLLHDFGKVGVREQVLVKAKKLQGERLESIYQRLHQRTLETMRDRMLEAWSQGQPFDRDHVGNLLRRQEEETRHIMDLVRRSNEPTVLPQEVARELDTLEDLTYQHWSGDPRILFEPSDLDLLRIPKGSLSAEEREEIESHVTHTYRFLTQIPWTTELAGVPDIAYAHHERLNGRGYPRRLKEPDIPIQSRLMAVTDVYDALTAADRPYKAAVSVERSLEILDQEARVNLLDKEALRIFIDARIYELTLGRGITPVP, from the coding sequence GTGCCTCTCACTCCCCCCATCCCCATCCTCATCGTGGACGACGAGGCGGACCTACGGAACCTGCTGGTGGAGGCCCTGACGGACGAGGGCTATGCCGCGGCTGGCGCCGAGAACGGCGCCCGGGCCCTCGATCTCGTACACCAGAAGCACTTCCCCGTCATCTTCACGGACCTGAACATGCCCGGCGGGCTCTCCGGGCTGGAGCTGCTGCGGGCCATCCACGACGAGGACCCCAGGACCCTGGGCATCCTGATGACCGGCTACGCCACCACGGAGGCGGCCATCCAGGCCCTCAAGCGCGGCGCCTACGACTTCATCCAGAAGCCCTTCAAGCTGGTGGAGATCCAGGCCAGCCTGGAGCGGGCGCTGGAGCACTACCGGCTGCTGCGGGAGAACGAGGAATACCAGCAGAACCTGGAGTGCATGGTCGAGGCCCGCACCGAGGAGATCCTGGGCCTGAAGAACGACATCGAGCGCCTCTTCGAGGGCTTCGTGAACGCCTCCGTGACCGCCATTGAGGCCCGCGATCCCAGCACCTCGGGCCATTCCAGCCGCGTGGCGGAACTCACCGTGGGCCTGGCGGAGGCCGTGAACCGGACGCCCAACGGCCCGTATGGCGCCCTGACCTTCACCCCCACCCAGATCCGCGAGATCCGCTACGCCAGCCTGCTCCACGACTTCGGCAAGGTGGGCGTCCGCGAGCAGGTGCTGGTGAAGGCCAAGAAGCTCCAGGGCGAGCGCCTGGAGAGCATCTACCAGCGCCTCCATCAGCGCACCCTCGAGACCATGCGGGACCGCATGCTGGAAGCCTGGAGCCAGGGGCAGCCCTTCGACCGTGACCACGTCGGGAACCTGCTGCGCCGCCAGGAAGAGGAGACCCGGCACATCATGGACCTGGTCCGGCGGAGCAACGAGCCCACGGTGTTGCCCCAGGAGGTGGCGCGGGAGCTCGACACCCTGGAAGACCTCACCTACCAGCACTGGAGCGGGGACCCCCGCATCCTCTTCGAGCCCAGCGACCTCGACCTGCTGAGGATCCCCAAGGGCAGCCTGTCCGCCGAGGAACGGGAGGAGATCGAAAGCCACGTCACCCACACCTACCGGTTCCTGACCCAGATCCCCTGGACGACCGAGCTGGCCGGCGTGCCCGATATCGCCTATGCCCACCACGAGCGGCTGAACGGGCGCGGCTACCCGCGGCGGCTGAAGGAGCCGGACATCCCGATCCAGAGCCGGCTCATGGCCGTGACGGATGTCTACGATGCGCTCACCGCCGCCGACCGCCCCTACAAGGCCGCCGTGAGCGTGGAACGGAGCCTGGAGATCCTCGACCAGGAGGCCAGAGTGAACCTCCTGGACAAGGAGGCCCTGCGCATCTTCATCGACGCCCGGATCTACGAGCTCACCCTGGGCCGCGGTATAACGCCTGTCCCATGA